The Actinocatenispora sera genome has a window encoding:
- a CDS encoding carbohydrate ABC transporter permease, whose protein sequence is MTTSTVDSPARRSSRGGRVLRYVLLVVVACVVLGPIYWLVTSALKPTADIYTYPPTWLPNPLHLRWANFADAWHAAPFGRFFLNSLIVTAIGTVGEMLCATLCAYAFAFLRFPFKKVLFGVLLGAMMVPGHVTLLPNYLTISDLGWINTYQGLIFPGLGSVFATFLLRQHMLTLPGEVLDAAKVDGAGHLRTMIQVVLPLSRPMLITAGVITLVAKWNDFIWPLIVTNSTNMRTVPIGLLFLKTQEGYNNWGAIMAATVLVIVPVLIVFFFAQRQIVAGLTQGATKG, encoded by the coding sequence GTGACGACCTCCACTGTGGACAGTCCGGCCCGGCGGTCCAGCCGCGGCGGCCGAGTGCTGCGGTACGTGCTGCTCGTGGTGGTGGCGTGCGTGGTGCTGGGCCCGATCTACTGGCTCGTCACCTCGGCGCTCAAGCCGACCGCGGACATCTACACCTACCCGCCGACCTGGCTGCCGAACCCGCTGCACCTGCGGTGGGCGAACTTCGCGGACGCCTGGCATGCCGCACCGTTCGGCCGGTTCTTCCTCAACTCGCTGATCGTCACCGCGATCGGCACCGTGGGCGAGATGCTGTGCGCCACGCTCTGCGCGTACGCCTTCGCGTTCCTGCGGTTCCCGTTCAAGAAGGTGCTGTTCGGGGTGCTGCTGGGCGCGATGATGGTGCCCGGTCACGTCACGCTGCTGCCAAACTACCTCACCATCTCCGACCTCGGCTGGATCAACACGTACCAGGGGCTGATCTTCCCGGGCCTCGGATCGGTGTTCGCCACCTTCCTGCTGCGGCAGCACATGCTGACGCTGCCGGGCGAGGTGCTGGACGCGGCGAAGGTGGACGGCGCCGGCCACCTTCGCACCATGATCCAGGTGGTACTGCCGCTGTCCCGGCCGATGCTGATCACCGCCGGCGTGATCACCCTGGTGGCCAAGTGGAACGACTTCATCTGGCCGCTGATCGTCACCAACTCGACCAACATGCGCACCGTTCCCATCGGGTTGCTGTTCCTCAAGACCCAGGAGGGCTACAACAACTGGGGAGCGATCATGGCCGCTACCGTGCTGGTCATCGTGCCCGTGCTGATCGTCTTCTTCTTCGCCCAACGACAGATCGTCGCCGGCCTCACTCAAGGCGCCACCAAGGGCTGA
- a CDS encoding SWIM zinc finger family protein, translated as MTERGRRVATSPARHGAAPDREIVIGDVAPAARRRFGATWWSRAWLDALQQQALIDPNRLPRGRTYARSGAVRDAVVTAGAAAARVRGSRPTPYEVEVRVATFDGAEWGRVLDVIGGRLAHAAALLDGELPPSIVDDVAAAGLPLLPGPRELTVSCNCPDRAVPCKHAAALCYVLADLLDTDPFALLLLRGRPRTAVLGALRDRRGSTTPAPAPSLVDTVAAAEAYARVPAPLPAPLRPPAEPGTPVPLPAIDGVDLDALAALAARAARRAHDLLS; from the coding sequence ATGACCGAGCGGGGGCGCCGGGTCGCGACGTCACCGGCCCGACACGGCGCGGCGCCGGACCGGGAGATCGTGATCGGGGACGTGGCGCCGGCGGCGCGGCGCCGGTTCGGCGCGACCTGGTGGTCCCGGGCGTGGCTGGATGCGTTGCAGCAGCAGGCACTGATCGACCCGAACCGGCTGCCGCGGGGCCGCACGTACGCCCGGTCCGGCGCGGTGCGCGATGCGGTGGTGACCGCCGGCGCCGCGGCGGCGCGCGTGCGCGGCAGCCGACCCACGCCGTACGAGGTCGAGGTCCGGGTGGCGACGTTCGACGGTGCCGAGTGGGGCCGGGTCCTGGACGTGATCGGCGGCCGGCTCGCGCACGCCGCCGCGCTGCTCGACGGCGAGCTGCCACCGTCCATCGTGGACGATGTGGCGGCGGCCGGGCTGCCGCTGCTGCCCGGCCCGCGCGAGCTGACCGTCTCCTGCAACTGCCCGGACCGGGCGGTGCCGTGCAAGCACGCCGCGGCGCTGTGCTACGTGCTCGCCGACCTGCTCGACACCGATCCGTTCGCGCTGCTGCTGTTGCGCGGCCGGCCCCGTACCGCGGTGCTCGGTGCCCTGCGCGACCGCCGCGGCAGCACCACACCGGCCCCGGCACCGTCCCTTGTGGACACCGTTGCCGCGGCGGAGGCGTACGCGCGGGTGCCCGCACCGCTGCCCGCGCCACTGCGGCCGCCGGCCGAGCCCGGCACCCCCGTACCGCTGCCGGCGATCGACGGCGTCGACCTGGACGCGCTGGCCGCGCTCGCGGCGCGGGCCGCCCGCCGCGCCCACGACCTGCTGTCCTGA
- a CDS encoding ABC transporter substrate-binding protein gives MAITELAKRFNESQTDVYVEAQFQGSYDETAQKVTAAVQAKKIPDLVTFSEVNWHNFYLNDLLEPLDGYFGSGLKRSAYNQKLLSEGVLKDKLWWLPLARSTPIFYYNKTLFHKAGLPDRGPATWDEWRGWAKQLKGLKVKGKQVKMEAYQKIDGDWQFQGSVWQWGGAYSNGLNVAIDQEPAVAAGEWQRELIFKDKMSYMADSPSVDFQNQLIATLVTSTGGLQGMTEAAEKGKWEVGTAFVPKKEQQVVPTGGGGFGMLAYSPKDRKQAAWKFIEFCGKAENSAYWTLTTGYLPVINAAVDEPDLKKRLANDPNFSTAVKQLDIVRKEDEVRLMVPNANILIYTGLQKIWANNTPAKQVFTDVAGQLKKATDKVRKNIEKHV, from the coding sequence GTGGCGATCACCGAGCTGGCGAAGCGGTTCAACGAGTCGCAGACCGACGTGTACGTGGAGGCCCAGTTCCAGGGCAGCTACGACGAGACGGCGCAGAAGGTCACGGCCGCGGTGCAGGCCAAGAAGATCCCGGATCTGGTCACCTTCTCCGAGGTCAACTGGCACAACTTCTACCTCAACGACCTGCTGGAGCCGCTGGACGGCTACTTCGGCTCGGGGTTGAAGCGTTCGGCCTACAACCAGAAGCTGCTGTCCGAGGGCGTGCTCAAGGACAAGCTCTGGTGGCTGCCGCTGGCCCGTTCGACGCCGATCTTCTACTACAACAAGACGCTGTTCCACAAGGCGGGGCTGCCCGACCGCGGCCCGGCCACCTGGGACGAGTGGCGCGGGTGGGCCAAGCAGCTCAAGGGCCTGAAGGTCAAGGGCAAGCAGGTCAAGATGGAGGCGTACCAGAAGATCGACGGCGACTGGCAGTTCCAGGGCTCCGTCTGGCAGTGGGGCGGCGCGTACTCCAACGGTCTGAACGTCGCGATCGACCAGGAGCCGGCGGTGGCCGCCGGCGAGTGGCAGCGCGAGCTCATCTTCAAGGACAAGATGTCCTACATGGCCGACAGCCCCAGCGTCGACTTCCAGAACCAGCTGATCGCCACCCTGGTCACCTCCACCGGCGGGCTGCAGGGGATGACGGAGGCCGCCGAGAAGGGCAAGTGGGAGGTCGGCACGGCGTTCGTGCCGAAGAAGGAGCAGCAGGTCGTACCGACCGGCGGCGGCGGCTTCGGTATGCTGGCGTACTCGCCGAAGGACCGCAAGCAGGCCGCGTGGAAGTTCATCGAGTTCTGCGGCAAGGCGGAGAACTCCGCCTACTGGACCCTGACCACCGGCTACCTGCCGGTGATCAACGCGGCGGTGGACGAGCCCGACCTGAAGAAGCGGCTCGCCAACGACCCGAACTTCTCCACCGCGGTCAAGCAGCTCGACATCGTCCGCAAGGAGGATGAGGTGCGGCTGATGGTGCCGAACGCCAACATCCTCATCTACACCGGGCTGCAGAAGATCTGGGCCAACAACACGCCGGCCAAGCAGGTGTTCACCGACGTGGCCGGGCAGCTGAAGAAGGCCACCGACAAGGTGCGCAAGAACATCGAGAAGCACGTCTGA
- a CDS encoding DUF5134 domain-containing protein, with protein sequence MSEPLLPLWLRLVAILALAGITVVHLRHVRRAARAERVWHTGHLVMAIGMVAMLVPSGALAVPAVAGEVAFGVCAVGSAVLGAARLRRYRPSLPWFAAAVGHAGMACMFALPRPGFELIVWVLVLCCGLTALGWATGQLPAGDGTVAGTGGGAVTGSGGAAHPVAVRVSLAAMALTMAYLLVAMQLAMPAGHTMPGM encoded by the coding sequence GTGTCGGAACCGTTGCTGCCGCTGTGGCTGCGGCTGGTCGCGATCCTGGCGCTTGCCGGGATCACCGTGGTGCATCTGCGGCACGTGCGCCGTGCCGCCCGCGCGGAGCGGGTCTGGCACACCGGTCACCTGGTCATGGCGATCGGCATGGTCGCCATGCTGGTGCCGTCCGGCGCGCTGGCGGTACCCGCGGTCGCCGGCGAGGTGGCGTTCGGGGTCTGCGCGGTCGGCTCGGCGGTGCTCGGCGCGGCTCGGCTCCGGCGGTACCGGCCGAGCCTGCCCTGGTTCGCCGCCGCGGTCGGGCACGCGGGCATGGCCTGCATGTTCGCGCTGCCGCGGCCCGGCTTCGAACTGATCGTCTGGGTGCTGGTGCTCTGCTGCGGGTTGACCGCGTTGGGCTGGGCGACGGGCCAGCTGCCGGCCGGGGACGGCACGGTAGCCGGGACCGGGGGCGGCGCGGTGACCGGGTCCGGCGGCGCGGCGCACCCGGTGGCCGTACGGGTGTCGCTCGCCGCGATGGCGCTGACGATGGCGTACCTGTTGGTCGCGATGCAACTCGCGATGCCGGCCGGCCACACCATGCCGGGCATGTGA
- a CDS encoding carbohydrate ABC transporter permease, translating into MSAVDARAGARSADTVGTGDRPPPRRRRPRHLREYLLFLAFIVPNFFFVIVFAYWPVIYNAYLSLTSWNMLAPVKEFVGLANYTDLLTDSDFLDTLRITVIFVLGIVLGSMVLGLAIAVLLNEKLIGRGFVRTMAFAPHILSGAAIGTIWLFIFDPNYGLLRPIFGAVGLASPNWMTSSKWALPGLIIVYLWKNMGFIATVYLAGLQNVPRDLYEAAAIDGSGPWHTFRKITFPMLSPVTFFLVITTTIGTFQAFDIIALMTGGGPGNSTTILSWFIYRQAFKAFDAGHAAAAAMLMFVVLVIITALQARFLERKVHYR; encoded by the coding sequence ATGTCAGCGGTCGACGCCCGGGCCGGTGCCCGTTCGGCCGACACGGTAGGTACCGGTGACCGTCCGCCACCACGCCGGCGGCGGCCCCGGCACCTGCGCGAGTACCTGCTGTTCCTCGCGTTCATCGTGCCGAACTTCTTCTTCGTCATCGTGTTCGCGTACTGGCCGGTCATCTACAACGCGTACCTGAGCCTGACCAGCTGGAACATGCTGGCGCCGGTGAAGGAGTTCGTCGGCCTGGCCAACTACACCGACCTGCTGACCGACAGCGACTTCCTGGACACGCTGCGGATCACCGTGATCTTCGTGCTCGGCATCGTGCTCGGCAGCATGGTGCTGGGCCTGGCGATCGCGGTACTGCTGAACGAGAAGCTGATCGGCCGCGGGTTCGTCCGGACGATGGCGTTCGCGCCGCACATCCTGTCCGGCGCCGCGATCGGCACCATCTGGCTGTTCATCTTCGACCCGAACTACGGCCTGCTGCGGCCGATCTTCGGCGCCGTCGGGCTCGCCTCGCCGAACTGGATGACCAGCTCGAAGTGGGCGCTGCCCGGGCTGATCATCGTCTACCTGTGGAAGAACATGGGGTTCATCGCCACCGTCTACCTCGCCGGCCTGCAGAACGTGCCGCGCGACCTGTACGAGGCGGCGGCGATCGACGGATCCGGGCCGTGGCACACGTTCCGGAAGATCACCTTCCCGATGCTGTCGCCGGTCACGTTCTTCCTCGTGATCACGACGACGATCGGGACCTTCCAGGCGTTCGACATCATCGCGCTGATGACCGGTGGCGGACCGGGCAACTCGACCACGATCCTCAGCTGGTTCATCTACCGGCAGGCGTTCAAGGCGTTCGACGCCGGCCACGCGGCCGCCGCCGCGATGCTGATGTTCGTCGTCCTGGTCATCATCACGGCGCTGCAGGCCCGGTTCCTCGAGCGGAAGGTGCACTACCGGTGA
- a CDS encoding sigma-70 family RNA polymerase sigma factor: MGHPARDDAQLTAWALAAGAGDRNAAEAFIRATQRDVWQLVAHLTDPQRADDLAQETYLRAFGALGRFAGRSTARTWLLSIARHVVTDHIRTRYRRPRTVDADWIRAAEHRQLRAYQGGAGFVELVETVQLLAGLDPDRRESLVLTQILGLDYAEAATVCGCPVGTIRSRVARARADLLAARADDPATDSHTG, from the coding sequence GTGGGACACCCGGCGCGTGACGATGCGCAGCTCACCGCGTGGGCGCTCGCCGCGGGTGCCGGTGACCGGAACGCCGCGGAGGCGTTCATCCGGGCCACCCAGCGCGACGTCTGGCAGCTCGTCGCGCACCTCACCGACCCGCAGCGGGCCGACGACCTCGCCCAGGAGACGTACCTGCGTGCCTTCGGCGCCCTGGGCCGCTTCGCCGGCCGGTCCACCGCCCGTACCTGGCTGCTGTCGATCGCGCGGCACGTGGTCACCGACCACATCCGTACCCGGTACCGGCGGCCACGCACGGTCGACGCCGACTGGATCCGGGCGGCCGAGCACCGGCAGCTGCGCGCCTACCAGGGCGGCGCCGGGTTCGTCGAGCTGGTGGAGACGGTGCAACTGCTCGCCGGGCTCGACCCGGACCGGCGGGAGTCGCTGGTGTTGACGCAGATCCTCGGCCTGGACTATGCCGAGGCGGCGACCGTGTGCGGCTGCCCGGTCGGCACCATCCGGTCCCGGGTGGCCCGGGCCCGCGCCGACCTGCTCGCCGCCCGCGCCGACGACCCCGCCACCGACTCGCACACCGGCTGA
- a CDS encoding glycerophosphodiester phosphodiesterase: MSDRIRIIGHRGAVGLEPENTLRSFRRAQAVGADEVELDIRRSADGHLVVVHDATVDRTTDGTGAVAELTLAQLQALDAGGGEHIPTYAEVLDAIDIPVQTEIKAIEAVPGFAALVRDRGLADRVYAASHHAEILAAVREAVPEVARALILPSSPADAVEQARAVDASWLALGIRNLTADLVASVHDAGIAIDAWPVPDPETLDRARAFGVAAVTTDNPHLLA, translated from the coding sequence ATGTCTGACCGAATCCGCATCATCGGGCACCGCGGCGCGGTCGGACTGGAGCCGGAGAACACGCTCCGCTCGTTCCGCCGGGCTCAGGCGGTCGGCGCCGACGAGGTCGAGCTCGACATCCGCCGCTCGGCGGACGGCCACCTCGTCGTCGTGCACGACGCCACGGTGGACCGCACCACCGACGGCACCGGTGCCGTCGCCGAGCTCACCCTGGCCCAGCTGCAGGCGCTGGACGCCGGCGGCGGCGAGCACATCCCCACCTACGCGGAGGTGCTCGACGCCATCGACATCCCGGTACAGACCGAGATCAAGGCGATCGAGGCGGTACCGGGGTTCGCCGCGCTGGTGCGCGATCGGGGCCTCGCCGACCGGGTGTACGCCGCGTCGCACCACGCCGAGATCCTCGCCGCGGTGCGCGAGGCGGTACCGGAGGTGGCGCGAGCGCTGATCCTGCCGTCCTCGCCGGCGGACGCGGTCGAGCAGGCCCGGGCCGTCGACGCGTCCTGGCTCGCGCTGGGCATCCGCAACCTCACCGCCGACCTGGTCGCCTCGGTGCACGACGCCGGCATCGCGATCGACGCCTGGCCGGTACCGGATCCGGAGACCCTGGACCGGGCCCGCGCGTTCGGCGTCGCCGCCGTCACCACCGACAACCCGCACCTGCTCGCCTGA
- a CDS encoding ABC transporter substrate-binding protein, whose protein sequence is MTIPARLSRRSLLVASGGAALALTGCGGGKAAGDNGFAQATGNKVPQRYAKRTRVVVWHAYAAKPGAALNELAKRFNESQSDVYVETQFQGSYDDVTQKVTAAVQARKIPDLVTLSAPAWHTFYLNDLLEPLDGYFGAGLQRTAYHPELLSEGVLKDKVWWVPFARSTPIFYYNKTLFAKAGLPDRGPATWDEWRGWAKQLKGLKVKGKQVKMEAYQKIDGHWQFQGSVWQWGGAYSDGLDIRIDQDPAVAAGEWQRKLIFDDKVAYMSDSPPVDLQNQLIATLVTSTGGLQGTTEAAQKAGWELGTAFVPKKDKQAVPTGGGGFGIMAYAGKERKQAAWAFIEYCAKPASAAYWALQTGYLPVVPAATKEPDLAKRLAADPSFSTATKQLAIARKADDVTLWVPNADVMIYTGLQKIWTDNQPAGTVFADVASQLRKGADKVRKAVEKHV, encoded by the coding sequence ATGACGATCCCCGCTCGACTCTCCCGCCGGTCGCTGCTCGTGGCATCCGGCGGCGCGGCACTCGCACTGACCGGATGCGGCGGCGGGAAAGCCGCCGGAGACAACGGTTTTGCGCAGGCGACCGGCAACAAGGTCCCGCAGCGGTACGCCAAGCGCACCCGGGTGGTGGTCTGGCACGCGTACGCGGCGAAACCCGGGGCCGCGCTGAACGAGTTGGCCAAGCGGTTCAACGAGTCCCAGTCCGACGTGTACGTCGAGACCCAGTTCCAGGGCAGCTACGACGACGTGACGCAGAAGGTCACCGCCGCGGTTCAGGCCCGGAAGATCCCCGATCTGGTCACCCTGTCCGCGCCGGCCTGGCACACGTTCTACCTCAACGACCTGCTGGAGCCGCTGGACGGCTACTTCGGCGCCGGACTCCAGCGCACCGCCTACCACCCGGAGCTGCTGTCCGAGGGTGTGCTGAAGGACAAGGTCTGGTGGGTGCCGTTCGCCCGGTCGACGCCGATCTTCTACTACAACAAGACGCTCTTCGCCAAGGCGGGGCTGCCCGACCGCGGCCCGGCCACCTGGGACGAGTGGCGCGGGTGGGCCAAGCAGCTCAAGGGCCTGAAGGTCAAGGGCAAGCAGGTCAAGATGGAGGCGTACCAGAAGATCGACGGGCACTGGCAGTTCCAGGGCTCGGTATGGCAGTGGGGCGGCGCGTACTCCGACGGGCTGGACATCCGGATCGACCAGGACCCCGCGGTCGCGGCCGGCGAGTGGCAGCGCAAGCTCATCTTCGACGACAAGGTGGCCTACATGTCCGACAGCCCGCCGGTCGACCTGCAGAACCAGCTGATCGCCACGCTGGTCACCTCGACCGGCGGCCTGCAGGGGACGACCGAGGCGGCGCAGAAGGCCGGCTGGGAACTCGGCACCGCGTTCGTACCCAAGAAGGACAAGCAGGCCGTGCCGACCGGCGGCGGTGGGTTCGGCATCATGGCCTACGCGGGCAAGGAACGCAAGCAGGCCGCGTGGGCGTTCATCGAGTACTGCGCCAAACCGGCCAGCGCCGCATACTGGGCGCTGCAGACCGGCTACCTGCCCGTGGTTCCCGCCGCGACGAAGGAGCCGGACCTGGCGAAGCGGCTCGCCGCCGACCCGAGCTTCTCCACCGCCACCAAGCAACTCGCGATCGCGCGCAAGGCCGACGACGTCACGCTGTGGGTGCCGAACGCCGATGTCATGATCTACACCGGGCTGCAGAAGATCTGGACGGACAACCAGCCCGCCGGTACGGTCTTCGCCGACGTCGCCAGCCAGCTGCGCAAGGGCGCGGACAAGGTACGGAAGGCCGTGGAGAAACATGTCTGA
- a CDS encoding zf-HC2 domain-containing protein has product MECEQCRTALSAQLDGETEPVPAESTDQHLAGCAACHSWQRQATALTRRLRVRPAVAEPDLTDRVLATAWPTRAGAGRRWRIALTVVAAAQLALGLAQLLGWHAGMPASSGHDMGAHLFDESTAWNVALGVGMAWVAWRSRAAAGLIPVVGGFLVLLTAFCIRDLAAGTVTAMRVSEHGLLLIGFTLMLMVRRAATDGTRGPVARSDETADGVPHRPTTGDAPTPLVPPEHPGRRLRPVNRRRAA; this is encoded by the coding sequence ATGGAGTGTGAGCAGTGTCGTACGGCGCTGTCGGCGCAGCTGGACGGCGAGACCGAGCCGGTACCGGCCGAGTCGACCGATCAGCACCTGGCCGGGTGTGCGGCGTGCCATTCCTGGCAGCGGCAGGCGACCGCACTGACCCGGCGGTTGCGGGTCCGGCCGGCGGTGGCCGAGCCGGACCTGACCGACCGGGTACTGGCGACGGCCTGGCCGACGCGCGCCGGCGCCGGTCGCCGCTGGCGGATCGCGCTCACCGTGGTCGCCGCGGCGCAGCTGGCGCTCGGGCTGGCGCAACTGCTCGGCTGGCACGCGGGGATGCCGGCGTCCAGCGGGCACGACATGGGCGCGCACCTGTTCGACGAGAGCACGGCGTGGAACGTGGCGCTGGGCGTGGGCATGGCGTGGGTGGCCTGGCGGTCCCGCGCCGCGGCCGGGCTGATTCCGGTGGTCGGCGGCTTCCTGGTGCTGCTGACCGCGTTCTGCATCCGTGATCTGGCCGCCGGCACGGTGACCGCGATGCGGGTCTCCGAGCACGGCTTGCTGTTGATCGGCTTCACCCTGATGCTGATGGTCCGCCGGGCCGCCACCGACGGTACCCGCGGTCCGGTCGCGCGCTCGGACGAGACGGCGGACGGCGTGCCGCACCGGCCGACCACGGGCGACGCGCCGACCCCGCTGGTACCGCCGGAGCACCCGGGCCGCCGGCTCCGCCCGGTCAACCGCCGGCGCGCCGCTTGA
- a CDS encoding DEAD/DEAH box helicase has product MPAHILPIEAAVRRLLDGDDDTDSARAWRAVVLSGLGQLAAGRLAPGRSATGTAAWRVLPDPAAADWLHRCAAAMPPEAYAAPTAGTGRALLRTPESLISACWDALADTLARTADGGAHLGTAVDSDAARLDAVAGYAADEPLPAEPYRRLLTAIDTELAGSVRLVLRLCLPTPVAAGDPVAATVPAAPVAATMPAAPVAAGETPASDGFSVALAMRSAGDPSLVVELARLWSAPSEVLDRFGADAETDVLLALRRAARVWPPLSAALAEHAPSALPLADEDVDGLFEAAAALGTAGADVLWPAELIDHSPRLAATTKRPAATGPAAFGLDELLDFQWQATLDGTELTEDELTALAEAKRPLIRLRGRWVRVDRSLVARLRRRRQRVGGGQALAAALTGTLSTTDGEVPFTPDRPLAELVERLAGAGADVPPPDGLDATLRPYQRRGLGWLAAMTGTGLGGCLADDMGLGKTLQIIALHLHRRTLHCGPTLVCCPASLLGNWEREVHRFAPGIAVRRFHGSNRDLGELAGDEIVLASYGVLRADTATLAGARWGLVVADEAQAAKNPLSRTAKALRAVPAVARIALTGTPVENRLTDLWSIVDWTTPGLLGPLADFRRRIAIPVERYGDADATRRLATLTRPFLLRRRKSDPGIAPELPPKTETDELVPLTPEQTTLYEAVVRDTMAEIEAAEGVARRGLVLKLLTALKQICNHPAQYLGEPGPLAGRSGKLAALDELLDVILAEGESVLVFSQYVQMCRLLERHLADRGVDTLLVHGGLGVHQREERVRRFDEGGAPVFLLSLKAAGVGLNLTRASHVIHVDRWWNPAVEDQATDRAYRIGQDRPVQVHRLVTEHTVEDRVAKLIADKRALADAVVGTGETWLTELSDTELADLVALA; this is encoded by the coding sequence ATGCCCGCCCACATCCTGCCGATCGAGGCCGCCGTACGCCGGTTGCTCGACGGCGACGACGACACCGACTCGGCCCGGGCCTGGCGTGCCGTCGTGCTGTCCGGGCTCGGCCAGCTCGCCGCCGGCCGGCTCGCCCCCGGCCGCAGCGCCACCGGCACCGCCGCCTGGCGGGTACTCCCGGATCCGGCCGCGGCCGACTGGCTGCACCGGTGCGCGGCGGCGATGCCGCCGGAGGCGTACGCGGCGCCGACAGCGGGCACCGGCCGGGCGCTGCTGCGTACCCCGGAATCGCTGATCAGCGCCTGCTGGGACGCCCTCGCGGACACCCTCGCCCGCACCGCCGACGGCGGGGCGCACCTCGGTACCGCGGTGGACTCCGACGCGGCGCGCCTCGATGCCGTCGCCGGGTACGCCGCGGACGAGCCGCTGCCGGCGGAGCCGTACCGGCGGTTGCTGACCGCGATCGACACCGAGCTGGCCGGCTCGGTCCGGCTGGTGCTGCGGCTGTGCCTACCCACGCCGGTCGCGGCGGGCGACCCGGTCGCGGCGACGGTGCCGGCAGCGCCGGTCGCGGCGACGATGCCGGCAGCACCGGTCGCGGCGGGGGAAACCCCGGCAAGCGACGGGTTCTCGGTGGCGCTGGCGATGCGCAGTGCCGGGGATCCGAGCCTGGTGGTCGAGCTGGCCCGGCTGTGGTCGGCGCCGAGCGAGGTGCTGGACCGGTTCGGTGCGGACGCGGAAACCGACGTACTGCTGGCGTTGCGGCGCGCGGCCCGGGTGTGGCCCCCGCTGTCGGCCGCACTGGCCGAACACGCGCCGAGCGCGCTGCCGCTGGCGGACGAGGACGTGGACGGGCTGTTCGAGGCGGCAGCGGCGCTCGGTACGGCCGGCGCCGACGTGTTGTGGCCGGCCGAGCTGATCGACCACTCGCCCCGGCTCGCCGCCACCACGAAGCGGCCCGCGGCGACCGGCCCGGCCGCGTTCGGACTCGACGAGCTGCTCGACTTCCAGTGGCAGGCCACCCTGGACGGCACCGAGCTGACCGAGGACGAGCTGACCGCGCTGGCCGAGGCGAAGCGGCCGCTGATCCGGCTGCGCGGCCGGTGGGTGCGGGTGGACCGGTCGCTGGTCGCCCGGCTCCGGCGGCGCCGGCAGCGGGTCGGCGGTGGCCAGGCCCTGGCTGCCGCGCTCACCGGCACCCTGTCCACGACCGACGGCGAGGTGCCGTTCACGCCGGACCGGCCGCTGGCCGAGCTGGTCGAGCGGCTGGCCGGGGCGGGTGCGGACGTGCCGCCGCCGGACGGGCTGGACGCCACACTGCGGCCGTACCAGCGCCGCGGTCTCGGCTGGCTGGCGGCCATGACCGGCACCGGGTTGGGCGGCTGCCTCGCCGACGACATGGGGCTGGGCAAGACGCTGCAGATCATCGCGCTGCACCTGCATCGCCGTACCCTCCACTGTGGACCTACCCTGGTCTGCTGCCCGGCCTCGCTGCTGGGCAACTGGGAGCGCGAGGTGCACCGGTTCGCGCCGGGCATCGCGGTGCGCCGGTTCCACGGCAGCAACCGGGATCTCGGCGAGCTGGCCGGCGACGAGATCGTGCTGGCGAGCTACGGCGTACTGCGCGCCGACACCGCCACGCTCGCCGGCGCGCGGTGGGGGCTGGTGGTCGCGGACGAGGCGCAGGCGGCGAAGAACCCGCTGTCGCGCACCGCGAAGGCGCTGCGCGCCGTGCCGGCGGTGGCCCGGATCGCGCTGACCGGTACCCCGGTGGAGAACCGGCTCACCGACCTGTGGTCCATAGTGGACTGGACCACGCCGGGGCTGTTGGGCCCGCTGGCGGACTTCCGGCGCCGGATCGCGATCCCGGTCGAGCGGTACGGCGACGCCGACGCCACCCGCCGCCTCGCCACCCTGACCCGGCCGTTCCTGTTGCGGCGGCGCAAGAGCGACCCCGGCATCGCACCGGAGCTGCCACCGAAGACCGAGACCGACGAGCTGGTCCCGCTGACACCCGAACAGACCACGCTGTACGAGGCGGTGGTGCGCGACACGATGGCCGAGATCGAGGCGGCCGAGGGCGTCGCCCGGCGCGGCCTGGTGCTGAAGCTGCTCACCGCGCTGAAGCAGATCTGCAACCATCCCGCGCAGTACCTCGGCGAGCCGGGGCCGCTGGCCGGCCGGTCCGGCAAGCTGGCCGCGCTGGACGAGCTGCTCGACGTGATCCTCGCCGAGGGCGAATCGGTGCTGGTGTTCAGCCAGTACGTGCAGATGTGCCGGCTGCTGGAGCGGCACCTGGCCGACCGCGGTGTGGACACGCTGCTGGTGCACGGCGGGCTCGGGGTGCACCAACGCGAGGAGCGGGTACGCCGGTTCGACGAGGGCGGCGCGCCGGTGTTCCTGCTGTCGCTCAAGGCCGCCGGCGTCGGGCTCAACCTGACCAGGGCCAGCCACGTCATCCACGTCGACCGGTGGTGGAACCCGGCGGTCGAGGACCAGGCGACCGACCGGGCGTACCGGATCGGCCAGGACCGGCCGGTGCAGGTACACCGGCTGGTCACCGAACACACCGTGGAGGACAGGGTGGCGAAGCTGATCGCGGACAAGCGGGCGCTCGCCGACGCGGTCGTCGGTACCGGCGAGACCTGGCTGACCGAGCTGTCCGACACCGAACTCGCCGACCTGGTGGCGCTGGCATGA